In Xanthomonas sacchari, a genomic segment contains:
- the xerD gene encoding site-specific tyrosine recombinase XerD, whose protein sequence is MPSLHSPAERRQQAQRLAPLREADAVTIQQFLDAAWAEQGLARQSLESYRRDLEGFARWRDGVGGGLAGADRQALFDYLAWRTELGYSPRSNARWLSSLRAFFALRVRRGERGDDPTALLEPPRLPRSLPKALAESQIDALLAAPDVSAPVGLRDRAMLELMYAAGLRVSELVNLPANAVNLRQGVLRVTGKGSKERLVPLGEESQHWLQRYLDSARPALAAGQAVPASDGVVPLFIDAARRALTRQQFWGLVKRYAAVAGIDPAKISPHGLRHSFATHLLNRGADLRALQMLLGHSSLSTTQIYTLVAREHLQSLHRKHHPRG, encoded by the coding sequence ATGCCCTCCCTGCATTCCCCCGCCGAACGCCGCCAGCAGGCGCAACGGCTCGCGCCGCTGCGCGAGGCCGATGCGGTGACGATCCAGCAGTTCCTGGATGCGGCCTGGGCCGAGCAGGGACTGGCGCGGCAGAGCCTGGAGAGTTACCGCCGCGATCTGGAGGGCTTCGCGCGCTGGCGCGACGGGGTCGGCGGCGGCCTGGCCGGCGCCGATCGGCAGGCGCTGTTCGACTATCTGGCCTGGCGCACCGAACTGGGCTATTCGCCGCGCAGCAATGCGCGCTGGCTGTCGTCGTTGCGCGCCTTCTTCGCCCTGCGCGTGCGCCGCGGCGAGCGCGGCGACGACCCGACCGCGCTGCTGGAGCCGCCGCGGCTGCCGCGCTCGCTGCCCAAGGCGCTGGCCGAGAGCCAGATCGATGCGCTGTTGGCGGCGCCGGACGTGTCCGCGCCGGTGGGGCTGCGCGACCGCGCCATGCTCGAGCTGATGTACGCGGCCGGCCTGCGCGTCAGCGAGCTGGTCAACCTGCCGGCCAACGCGGTGAACCTGCGCCAGGGCGTGCTGCGGGTCACCGGCAAGGGCAGCAAGGAGCGGCTGGTGCCGCTGGGCGAGGAGTCGCAGCACTGGCTGCAGCGCTACCTGGACAGCGCGCGGCCGGCGCTGGCGGCCGGGCAGGCGGTGCCGGCCAGCGACGGCGTGGTGCCGCTGTTCATCGACGCCGCCCGGCGCGCGCTGACCCGCCAGCAGTTCTGGGGGCTGGTCAAGCGCTATGCGGCGGTGGCCGGGATCGATCCGGCGAAGATCAGCCCGCATGGCCTGCGCCACAGCTTCGCCACCCATCTGCTCAACCGCGGCGCCGACCTGCGCGCGCTGCAGATGCTGCTCGGCCACAGTTCGCTGTCCACCACCCAGATCTACACCCTGGTCGCGCGCGAGCACCTGCAGAGCCTGCACCGCAAGCATCATCCGCGCGGCTGA
- the purL gene encoding phosphoribosylformylglycinamidine synthase yields the protein MIVLEGASALSPFRRARLETRLQSLVPGVRIAGAWHVYFIDGENAESLDLVAARRILQAQEAPAPAAAGTCSRYVVPRLGTRSPWSSKATELVRGAGLAIRRVERGTRLDLAGWPQAPADQAALAKLLHDPMTQSLLDGAAQAQALFQAPARGEVERIPLDQLDAANARLGLALAQDEIDYLRQRFGELGRAPADVELMMFAQANSEHCRHKIFNASWTIDGKEQDRSLFRMIKHTHQQTPQHTLSAYSDNAAVVEGHPAARYRPDPASGEYRREPVTPSAFCIKVETHNHPTAIAPFPGASTGAGGEIRDEGATGRGGKPKAGLTGFSVSHLRIPTLPQPWEGARPLNPRMAPALEIMLDGPLGGAAFNNEFGRPNLLGYFRSFELPETQDLTRAYDKPIMLAGGLGAIDRVQVEKIPLQPGDAVIVLGGPAMLIGLGGGAASSVASGDSAEDLDFASVQRDNPEMERRVQEVIDRCVALGADNPIRWFHDVGAGGLSNAIPELLHDSGVGGIIDLDRVPSDDPSLSPMQLWCNESQERYVLGVPQARLAEFAALCERERCPFAAVGVATAEERLVVGYGVLGGGNGKSGTGNGEKQAYPAVAHSPFPAPHSQHPIDLPMDVLFGKPPKMHRDTRQPPAPRWPELDTDALDLREAGLRVLAHPTVAAKSFLVTIGDRSVGGLTAREQMIGPWQLPLADCAITLAGFDTHAGEAMAIGERTPLALLDAAAAARMAVGEAITNLCAAPVQALDQVKLSANWMAAANHDGEDARLYAAVKAVGMELCPQLDLSIPVGKDSLSMQAQWAVTAVNRESGIGNREKRDASATDAAASPLPDSPFTSPGETHKGETHKSVSPVSLIVSAFAPVADARAQLTPLLAREADSELWLIGLGGGKQRLGGSVLAQVHGDGALPAFGGAVPDLDDPQRLRAFFELIRDAREAGLLLAYHDRSDGGAFAALCEMAFASRQGLDITLDAWGDDPFRSLFNEELGAVVQVAREDRAAFADLVERHALTECAQRIARPSTAAAVRVGLGGKTLAEWRWEELFDAWWSVTHAMQTLRDNPDSAAEERALARDFAAPGLKPKLAFDPTEDIAAPFVASGQRPKVAILREQGVNGQIEMANAFERAGFRAFDVHMSDLIAGRVDLADFVGLAACGGFSYGDVLGAGRGWATSILERPALRDAFAAFFARSDSFALGVCNGCQMLSQLKDIIPGAEHWPRFLRNRSEQFEARTSLLEVVESPSIFLRGMAGSRIPVAVAHGEGRAEFDSAVDQAAARVALRFVDGHGAVATQYPLNPNGSPDGITGLTSDDGRVTILMPHPERTLRSLNLSWHPAEWPDEAPWLRMFRNARVWVG from the coding sequence ATGATCGTCCTCGAGGGCGCTTCCGCCCTTTCGCCGTTCCGTCGCGCTCGGCTCGAAACCCGCCTGCAGTCCCTGGTTCCCGGTGTGCGTATCGCCGGCGCCTGGCATGTCTACTTCATCGACGGCGAGAACGCCGAGTCGCTCGATCTGGTCGCGGCGCGGCGCATCCTGCAGGCGCAGGAGGCACCGGCGCCGGCCGCGGCGGGGACCTGCTCGCGCTACGTGGTGCCGCGGCTGGGCACGCGCTCGCCCTGGTCGAGCAAGGCCACCGAACTGGTCCGCGGCGCCGGCCTGGCGATCCGCCGGGTCGAGCGCGGCACCCGCCTGGACCTGGCCGGCTGGCCGCAGGCGCCGGCCGACCAGGCGGCGCTGGCCAAGCTGCTGCACGATCCGATGACGCAGTCGCTGCTGGACGGCGCCGCGCAGGCGCAGGCGCTGTTCCAGGCGCCGGCGCGCGGCGAGGTCGAGCGCATCCCGCTGGACCAGCTGGATGCGGCCAACGCGCGCCTGGGCCTGGCCCTGGCCCAGGACGAGATCGACTACCTGCGCCAGCGCTTCGGCGAGCTCGGCCGCGCTCCGGCCGACGTGGAACTGATGATGTTCGCGCAGGCCAATTCCGAGCACTGCCGGCACAAGATCTTCAACGCCAGCTGGACCATCGACGGCAAGGAGCAGGACCGCTCGCTGTTCCGGATGATCAAGCACACCCACCAGCAGACCCCGCAGCACACGCTCAGCGCCTACAGCGACAACGCGGCGGTGGTGGAAGGGCATCCGGCCGCGCGCTACCGCCCGGATCCGGCCAGCGGCGAATACCGCCGCGAGCCGGTGACGCCGTCGGCGTTCTGCATCAAGGTCGAGACCCACAACCACCCGACCGCGATCGCGCCGTTCCCGGGCGCCTCCACCGGCGCCGGCGGCGAGATCCGCGACGAGGGCGCCACCGGCCGCGGCGGCAAGCCCAAGGCCGGCCTGACCGGTTTCAGCGTTTCGCACCTGCGCATTCCCACCCTGCCGCAGCCGTGGGAGGGCGCGCGCCCGCTCAACCCGCGCATGGCCCCGGCGCTGGAGATCATGCTGGACGGCCCGCTCGGCGGCGCCGCGTTCAACAACGAATTCGGCCGGCCCAACCTGCTCGGCTATTTCCGCAGCTTCGAACTGCCGGAAACGCAGGACCTGACCCGCGCCTACGACAAGCCGATCATGCTGGCCGGCGGGCTGGGCGCGATCGACCGCGTGCAGGTGGAGAAGATCCCGCTGCAGCCCGGCGATGCGGTGATCGTGCTCGGCGGCCCGGCGATGCTGATCGGCCTGGGCGGCGGCGCGGCCAGTTCGGTGGCCTCCGGCGACAGCGCCGAGGACCTGGATTTCGCCAGCGTGCAGCGCGACAACCCGGAGATGGAGCGGCGCGTGCAGGAGGTCATCGACCGCTGCGTGGCGCTGGGCGCGGACAACCCGATCCGCTGGTTCCACGACGTCGGCGCCGGCGGCCTGTCCAACGCCATTCCCGAACTGCTGCACGACTCCGGCGTGGGCGGGATCATCGACCTGGACCGCGTGCCCAGCGACGACCCCTCGCTGTCGCCGATGCAGCTGTGGTGCAACGAATCGCAGGAGCGCTACGTGCTCGGCGTGCCGCAGGCGCGCCTGGCCGAGTTCGCCGCCCTGTGCGAGCGCGAGCGCTGTCCGTTTGCCGCCGTGGGTGTGGCGACTGCCGAGGAACGGCTGGTCGTGGGCTACGGGGTGCTCGGCGGCGGGAATGGAAAATCGGGAACCGGCAATGGTGAAAAGCAGGCATACCCCGCTGTTGCCCATTCCCCATTCCCCGCTCCCCATTCCCAGCATCCCATCGACCTGCCCATGGACGTGCTCTTCGGCAAGCCGCCGAAGATGCACCGCGACACCCGGCAGCCGCCGGCGCCGCGCTGGCCGGAGCTGGACACCGATGCGCTGGACCTGCGCGAGGCCGGGCTGCGGGTGCTGGCGCATCCGACGGTGGCGGCCAAGAGCTTCCTGGTCACCATCGGCGACCGCAGCGTCGGCGGCCTGACCGCGCGCGAGCAGATGATCGGCCCCTGGCAACTGCCGCTGGCCGATTGCGCGATCACCCTGGCCGGGTTCGACACCCACGCCGGCGAAGCGATGGCGATCGGCGAGCGCACCCCGCTGGCCCTGCTCGATGCCGCCGCGGCGGCGCGGATGGCGGTGGGCGAAGCCATCACCAACCTGTGCGCGGCGCCGGTGCAGGCGCTGGACCAGGTCAAGCTGTCGGCGAACTGGATGGCCGCGGCCAACCATGACGGCGAGGACGCGCGCCTGTACGCCGCGGTCAAGGCGGTGGGCATGGAACTGTGCCCGCAGCTGGACCTGAGCATCCCGGTGGGCAAGGACTCGCTGTCGATGCAGGCGCAGTGGGCGGTGACCGCCGTGAATCGGGAATCGGGAATCGGGAATCGGGAAAAGCGCGATGCGTCCGCCACCGATGCCGCCGCTTCTCCGCTTCCCGATTCCCCATTCACCAGTCCCGGCGAGACGCACAAAGGCGAGACGCACAAAAGCGTCTCGCCCGTCTCGCTCATCGTCTCCGCGTTCGCGCCGGTGGCCGATGCGCGGGCGCAGTTGACGCCGTTGCTGGCGCGCGAGGCCGACAGCGAGCTGTGGCTGATCGGGCTGGGCGGCGGCAAGCAGCGCCTGGGCGGTTCGGTGCTGGCGCAGGTGCATGGCGACGGTGCGTTGCCGGCGTTCGGCGGGGCGGTGCCGGACCTGGACGACCCGCAGCGGCTGCGCGCGTTCTTCGAGCTGATCCGCGATGCGCGCGAGGCCGGCTTGCTGCTGGCGTATCACGACCGCAGCGACGGCGGCGCGTTCGCCGCGCTGTGCGAGATGGCGTTCGCCTCGCGGCAGGGGCTGGACATCACCCTCGATGCCTGGGGCGACGATCCGTTCCGCAGCCTGTTCAACGAGGAACTGGGCGCGGTGGTGCAGGTCGCGCGCGAAGACCGCGCCGCCTTCGCCGACCTGGTCGAGCGCCACGCGCTGACCGAATGCGCACAGCGCATCGCCCGCCCCAGCACCGCGGCGGCGGTACGCGTGGGCCTGGGTGGCAAGACCCTGGCCGAATGGCGCTGGGAGGAGCTGTTCGACGCCTGGTGGTCGGTGACCCACGCCATGCAGACGCTGCGCGACAACCCCGACAGCGCCGCCGAGGAGCGCGCGCTGGCGCGCGACTTCGCCGCGCCCGGGCTGAAGCCGAAGCTGGCCTTCGACCCGACCGAGGACATCGCCGCGCCGTTCGTGGCCAGCGGCCAGCGGCCGAAGGTGGCGATCCTGCGCGAGCAGGGCGTCAACGGCCAGATCGAGATGGCCAATGCGTTCGAACGGGCCGGGTTCCGCGCCTTCGACGTGCACATGAGCGACCTGATCGCCGGCCGCGTCGACCTGGCCGACTTCGTCGGCCTGGCCGCCTGCGGTGGCTTCAGCTACGGCGACGTGCTCGGCGCCGGGCGCGGCTGGGCCACCTCGATCCTGGAGCGGCCGGCGCTGCGCGATGCCTTCGCCGCGTTCTTCGCGCGCAGCGACAGCTTCGCCCTGGGCGTGTGCAACGGCTGCCAGATGCTCAGCCAGCTCAAGGACATCATCCCCGGTGCCGAGCACTGGCCGCGCTTCCTGCGCAACCGCAGCGAGCAGTTCGAGGCGCGCACCAGCCTGCTGGAAGTGGTGGAATCGCCGTCGATCTTCCTGCGCGGCATGGCCGGCTCGCGCATCCCGGTGGCGGTGGCGCACGGCGAAGGCCGCGCCGAGTTCGACAGCGCGGTGGACCAGGCCGCCGCGCGCGTGGCGCTGCGTTTCGTCGACGGCCATGGCGCCGTCGCCACGCAGTACCCGCTGAACCCGAACGGCTCGCCCGACGGCATCACCGGCCTGACCAGCGACGACGGCCGGGTGACGATCCTGATGCCGCATCCCGAGCGCACGCTGCGCTCGCTCAACCTCAGCTGGCATCCGGCGGAGTGGCCGGACGAGGCGCCGTGGCTGCGCATGTTCCGCAACGCGCGGGTCTGGGTGGGCTGA
- a CDS encoding DsbC family protein yields the protein MLRFALCALLGAASLSACAQSTTPPAGATAGAKAAPAASGAPGEQRVRAALLQLDPNFKPDYIGAAPFPGFREVVVGGQVLYVSDDGRYLFQAQPFDIQEKQFASSEGLLSYRRKLLESAPRADRIVFAPANPKYTISVFTDIECGYCRKLHSEIGELNKQGIAVEYLAFPRMGLGSQDFKDMVAVWCAADKKQALTEAKSSGKVPGATNCKNPVTMQYNLGQRLGVNGTPAIFAPDGTQIGGYLPPAKMREALDKRAAEATKAGGSR from the coding sequence ATGCTCCGTTTTGCTCTTTGCGCGCTGCTGGGCGCGGCTTCGCTCTCCGCCTGCGCACAGTCCACCACGCCGCCCGCCGGCGCCACCGCCGGGGCCAAGGCCGCTCCCGCCGCCAGCGGCGCGCCGGGCGAACAGCGCGTGCGCGCGGCGCTGCTGCAGCTCGATCCCAACTTCAAGCCCGACTACATCGGCGCCGCGCCGTTCCCTGGTTTCCGCGAGGTGGTGGTCGGCGGCCAGGTGCTGTACGTCTCCGACGACGGCCGCTACCTGTTCCAGGCGCAGCCGTTCGACATCCAGGAGAAGCAGTTCGCCTCCAGCGAGGGCCTGCTGAGCTACCGCCGCAAGCTGCTGGAATCGGCGCCGCGCGCCGATCGCATCGTGTTCGCCCCGGCCAATCCCAAGTACACCATCAGCGTGTTCACCGACATCGAATGCGGCTACTGCCGCAAGCTGCACAGCGAGATCGGCGAGCTCAACAAGCAGGGCATCGCGGTGGAATACCTGGCGTTCCCGCGCATGGGTCTGGGTAGCCAGGACTTCAAGGACATGGTCGCGGTGTGGTGCGCGGCGGACAAGAAGCAGGCGCTGACCGAGGCCAAGAGCAGCGGCAAGGTGCCGGGCGCGACCAACTGCAAGAACCCGGTGACCATGCAGTACAACCTGGGCCAGCGCCTGGGCGTCAACGGCACCCCGGCGATCTTCGCCCCGGACGGCACCCAGATCGGCGGCTACCTGCCCCCGGCCAAGATGCGCGAGGCGTTGGACAAGCGCGCGGCGGAAGCGACGAAGGCTGGCGGAAGCCGTTAA
- the lptF gene encoding LPS export ABC transporter permease LptF, translating to MPKLDRYLLRDFVQSFSATLIVLLVVSVGGVLVDILGNIADGRIPAKLLFSQLGLQFVVYLPLILPLALMLGLLLALARLYRDSEMAVITAIGVGPRRLLRPILMLVIPVVTLVGMCSLWLGPWADRTSDRLIDEANHSLLMAGLEAGRFTPLSDGGIVYISTLSGDGTKLSKVFMQRQKDGRLDVVTAQRGAMFFEGKADRYLRLEDGYRVEGPLAGDGLDYRMMRFVSNDVALPDRDAARKDDDPELLPTAKLIGDPRPQANAQLHARLAPPLLALAFALLTLPLSRSSPRQQRYGRIMLAFLAYLVGTNLMFLGTQWLSTEKLPRALGLWWLTLPLLALSVWMYLRDGRLSRPRRQPA from the coding sequence ATGCCGAAGCTCGATCGATACCTGCTGCGCGATTTCGTCCAGAGCTTCTCGGCCACCCTGATCGTGCTGCTGGTGGTCAGCGTCGGTGGTGTGCTGGTGGACATCCTGGGCAACATCGCCGATGGCCGCATTCCGGCCAAGTTGTTGTTTTCACAGCTCGGCCTGCAGTTCGTGGTGTACCTGCCGCTGATCCTGCCGCTGGCGCTGATGCTGGGCCTGCTGCTGGCGCTGGCGCGCCTGTACCGCGATTCGGAGATGGCGGTGATCACCGCCATCGGCGTCGGTCCGCGGCGCCTGCTGCGGCCGATCCTGATGCTGGTGATCCCGGTGGTGACCCTGGTCGGCATGTGCTCGCTGTGGCTGGGCCCCTGGGCCGACCGCACCTCCGACCGGCTGATCGACGAGGCCAACCACAGCCTGCTGATGGCCGGGCTGGAGGCGGGCCGCTTCACCCCGCTGTCCGATGGCGGCATCGTCTACATCAGCACCCTGTCCGGGGACGGCACCAAGCTCAGCAAGGTGTTCATGCAGCGGCAGAAGGACGGCCGCCTGGATGTGGTCACCGCGCAGCGCGGCGCGATGTTCTTCGAAGGCAAGGCCGACCGCTACCTGCGCCTGGAGGACGGCTACCGGGTCGAAGGGCCGCTGGCCGGCGACGGGCTGGACTACCGGATGATGCGCTTCGTCAGCAACGACGTGGCGCTGCCGGACCGTGACGCCGCGCGCAAGGACGACGATCCGGAACTGCTGCCCACCGCCAAGCTGATCGGCGATCCGCGCCCGCAGGCCAATGCGCAGTTGCACGCGCGCCTGGCGCCGCCGCTGCTGGCGCTGGCCTTCGCCCTGCTGACCCTGCCGCTGTCGCGCAGTTCGCCGCGGCAGCAGCGCTATGGCCGGATCATGCTGGCGTTCCTGGCCTACCTGGTCGGCACCAACCTGATGTTCCTCGGCACCCAGTGGCTGAGCACCGAGAAGCTGCCGCGCGCGCTCGGCCTGTGGTGGCTGACCCTGCCGTTGCTGGCCCTGTCGGTCTGGATGTACCTGCGCGATGGCCGGCTGTCGCGGCCGCGGAGGCAGCCGGCATGA
- a CDS encoding RDD family protein, which translates to MSASPPASAPRPRALLLWRLLALFYDAWPVLALWFVVSALFTLGYTLEGHAPRENIAPFSALQWLLWLCCWVVAGLYATLSWRRGGQTLGMRPWRLRLHGADGKPPSWSALWRRYLVGTVSLLLGGLGFWWALFDRERLTWHDRASATRLTRQSKAKP; encoded by the coding sequence ATGAGCGCCTCGCCTCCCGCCTCCGCCCCCCGTCCACGCGCGCTGCTGCTGTGGCGGCTGCTGGCGCTGTTCTACGACGCCTGGCCGGTGCTGGCGCTGTGGTTTGTGGTCTCGGCGCTGTTCACCCTCGGCTACACGCTGGAGGGGCATGCGCCGCGCGAGAACATCGCCCCGTTCAGCGCCCTGCAGTGGCTACTGTGGCTGTGCTGCTGGGTCGTCGCCGGCCTGTACGCGACGCTGAGCTGGCGCCGCGGCGGCCAGACCCTGGGCATGCGTCCGTGGCGGCTGCGCCTGCACGGCGCCGACGGCAAGCCACCGAGCTGGAGCGCGCTGTGGCGGCGCTATCTGGTCGGGACCGTGTCGTTGCTGCTGGGTGGATTGGGGTTCTGGTGGGCGTTGTTCGATCGGGAACGGTTGACGTGGCATGACAGAGCCAGCGCTACCCGCTTGACCCGTCAATCCAAAGCCAAGCCCTGA
- the lptG gene encoding LPS export ABC transporter permease LptG, translating to MRLRPNLHDVYVGRAVLGTVLLTWAVLLGLDVIMALSNEFKVIGTGSYSLGHAAAFVAYTVPRRAYTLFPTGAVIGVLMGLGQLAATSELTALRALGLSRRRLSLAAASTMAVLTVVMVVNGETLAPWAQNQADAIKANAKYNGDMSMARYSGLWAREGNTFLNAQAGEEHLEDGGGTWLELRDVRLYTLDDNGRLASLTHAAIAEHRHDGWTLKQAYRDTFGERSVQREKFDSLPWQSRLDAAALASGLAKPRNLSARDLHTSIEYRRRNGLDARDYEDQYWSRWFYPLNVLALCFAAIPFAFGALRSGGMGKRLFLGILFALVFWLLQLFFGRMAGALKFDYRIAYALPPLVMLTVSWLLFRKRSS from the coding sequence ATGAGGCTGCGTCCGAATCTGCATGATGTGTACGTGGGCCGCGCCGTGCTCGGCACGGTGCTGCTGACCTGGGCGGTGCTGCTGGGCCTGGACGTGATCATGGCCCTGTCCAACGAGTTCAAGGTCATCGGCACCGGCAGCTACAGCCTGGGCCATGCCGCCGCGTTCGTGGCCTACACGGTGCCGCGCCGCGCCTACACCCTGTTCCCGACCGGTGCGGTGATCGGCGTGCTGATGGGCTTGGGGCAGCTCGCCGCCACCTCCGAACTGACCGCGCTGCGCGCGCTGGGCCTGTCGCGGCGCCGGCTGAGCCTGGCCGCAGCCTCGACCATGGCGGTGCTGACCGTGGTCATGGTGGTCAACGGCGAGACCCTGGCGCCGTGGGCGCAGAACCAGGCCGACGCGATCAAGGCCAACGCCAAGTACAACGGCGACATGAGCATGGCCCGCTATTCCGGGCTGTGGGCGCGCGAGGGCAACACCTTCCTCAACGCGCAGGCCGGCGAAGAGCACCTGGAGGACGGTGGCGGCACCTGGCTGGAGCTGCGCGACGTGCGCCTGTACACGCTGGACGACAACGGCCGGCTGGCCTCGCTGACCCACGCCGCCATCGCCGAGCATCGCCATGACGGCTGGACCCTGAAGCAGGCCTACCGCGACACCTTCGGCGAGCGCTCGGTGCAGCGCGAGAAGTTCGACAGCCTGCCGTGGCAATCGCGGCTGGATGCGGCGGCGCTGGCCTCGGGCCTGGCCAAGCCGCGCAACCTGTCCGCGCGCGACCTGCACACCAGCATCGAGTACCGCCGCCGCAACGGCCTGGACGCGCGCGACTACGAGGACCAGTACTGGAGCCGCTGGTTCTATCCGCTGAACGTGCTGGCGCTGTGCTTCGCCGCGATCCCGTTCGCGTTCGGCGCGCTGCGCAGCGGCGGCATGGGCAAGCGCCTGTTCCTGGGCATCCTGTTCGCGCTGGTGTTCTGGCTGCTGCAGCTGTTCTTCGGGCGCATGGCCGGTGCCCTGAAGTTCGACTACCGCATCGCCTACGCCTTGCCGCCGCTGGTGATGTTGACCGTGTCCTGGTTGCTGTTCCGCAAACGCAGTAGCTAG